One Fundulus heteroclitus isolate FHET01 unplaced genomic scaffold, MU-UCD_Fhet_4.1 scaffold_47, whole genome shotgun sequence DNA segment encodes these proteins:
- the LOC118556327 gene encoding 3-phosphoinositide-dependent protein kinase 1-like, protein MARATSQMYDVVPIQPNVAICSCSHPSMARNHPDSCSPLAIPSSGHCPGMEGSASQPCAVGASGSAPSSEARTQPAVQTPQPRKKKPEDFKFGKILGEGSFSTVVLARELATGKDYAIKILEKRHIMKENKVQYVKRERDLMSNLDHPFFVKLYFTFQDDEKLYFGLSYAKNGELLKYIRKIGSFDETCTRFYSAEIVCALEYLHKKGIIHRDLKPENILLNEEMHVQITDFGTAKQLSSDSKQARANSFVGTAQYVSPELLTEKSACKSSDLWALGCIIYQLVAGLPPFRAGNEYLIFQKIIKLEYEFPEKFFPKAKDLVEQLLSLDPSKRLGCEEMGGYDPLKQHPFFDTISWSDLHQQTPPKLTPYLPAMSEDDEDCYGNYDDLLSQFSNMQVAPSSSSHSLSPHDSAPPQRSSSNIEQYIHDLDNNSFELDLQFTEEEKKLLLDKQTNGNPWHQFVENNLILKMGPVDKRKGLFARRRQLLLTEGPHLYYVDPVNRVLKGEIPWSLALRPEAKNFKTFFVHTPNRTYYLMDPSGNADRWCKKIQEVWRRFYQRHPNPGL, encoded by the exons atgGCAAGAGCTACAAGTCAGATG TATGATGTTGTGCCCATTCAGCCCAACGTTGCCATCTGTTCCTGCTCGCATCCATCAATGGCAAGAAACCACCCTGACTCCTGTTCGCCACTCGCTATCCCAAGCAGCGGTCACTGCCCCGGCATGGAGGGCTCAGCCTCGCAGCCGTGTGCCGTAGGAGCATCCGGCAGCGCCCCGAGCTCGGAGGCCCGCACGCAGCCGGCCGTCCAGACGCCTCAGCCACGCAAGAAGAAGCCGGAGGACTTCAAGTTTGGCAAGATCCTGGGAGAGGGCTCCTTCTCAACG GTTGTTCTGGCGAGAGAGTTGGCCACAGGGAAAGATTATGCAA TCAAGATTTTAGAGAAGCGCCACATAATGAAGGAGAACAAAGTCCAGTACgtgaaaagagagagagatttgaTGTCGAATCTCGACCACCCATTCTTTGTAAAGCTCTACTTCACATTTCAAGACGATGAGAAGTTGT ATTTTGGTCTTAGTTATGCTAAGAATGGTGAACTCCTAAAGTACATTCGCAAAATCGGTTCATTTGATGAGACCTGTACTCGGTTCTACTCGGCGGAAATAGTTTGTGCGCTAGAATACTTACACAAAAAGGGGATAATTCACAG AGATCTGAAACCAGAAAATATTCTTTTGAACGAGGAGATGCATGTTCAGATAACAGATTTCGGAACAGCAAAGCAGTTATCGTCTGACAGTAAACAAG CAAGAGCAAACTCCTTCGTTGGAACAGCACAGTACGTGTCTCCTGAGCTGCTAACAGAAAAATCCGCCTGCAAGAG TTCTGATCTGTGGGCTTTGGGATGTATTATCTATCAGCTGGTGGCTGGTTTACCACCTTTTAGAGCTGG AAATGAGTATCTAATATTccagaaaataataaagctgGAGTACGAGTTCCCAGAGAAATTCTTCCCCAAAGCCAAGGATCTGGTTGAACAGCTTTTG TCTTTAGACCCATCCAAGCGGCTCGGTTGTGAAGAGATGGGAGGGTACGACCCGCTGAAGCAGCATCCCTTCTTTGACACCATTTCCTGGAGTGATTTACACCAGCAGACGCCCCCTAAGCTCACGCCGTACCTGCCAGCTATGTCTGAAGATGACGAGGACTGCTATGGAAAT TACGACGACCTCCTGAGCCAGTTCAGCAACATGCAGGTGGCCCCGTCCAGCTCGTCGCACTCCTTGTCGCCGCACGATTCTGCGCCGCCGCAGAGGTCCAGCAGCAACATAGAGCAGTACATCCACGACCTGGACAACAACTCCTTTGAGCTGGATCTGCAGTTCACCGAAGAGGAGAAGAAATTATTACTGGACAAACAGACCAACGGCAACCCTTG GCATCAGTTTGTGGAGAATAATCTAATCTTGAAGATGGGCCCAGTGGACAAACGCAAG GGTCTGTTTGCTCGTCGGAGACAGCTGCTCCTGACTGAAGGGCCACACCTGTACTACGTGGATCCTGTCAACAGGGTCCTTAAAGGGGAGATTCCTTGGTCCTTAGCGTTACGCCCTGAGGCCAAAAACTTCAAAACCTTCTTTGTTCACACG CCCAACCGGACGTACTATCTGATGGACCCCAGTGGAAACGCCGACAGATGGTGCAAGAAGATCCAGGAGGTGTGGAGAAGGTTCTATCAGAGGCATCCGAACCCCGGCCTATAG